Proteins encoded together in one Sulfitobacter pontiacus window:
- a CDS encoding ABC transporter ATP-binding protein yields MTEVTDVHPRLEIKNLQRAYGGRAVVDDVSLKIMPGQVTCLLGPSGCGKSTTLRMIAGVEMQDSGTIHVDGKLICDTVFRVPPERREIGLMFQDFALFPHLSVADNVGFGLKTGTKAERRARIEELLERVDLLRFIDGYPHQLSGGEQQRVALARALAPRPKIMLMDEPFSGLDNRLRDDIRDETLGILKEEGTAVLLVTHEPEEAMRMADEIALMRDGKIVQQGAPYNVYTRPVDRASVAFFSDANVLRAEVSGALAHTVFGRFLAPGVPDGTQVDIVFRPQHLRIDFDRAGKGPLPTSTDGTAARAVVARARFMGNESLVEFVMDHDGSTLRATVPNVFLPQPGAVMWLTVRRDRCFVFPVHAAG; encoded by the coding sequence ATGACTGAAGTGACTGACGTGCACCCGAGACTGGAAATCAAGAACCTACAGCGCGCCTATGGCGGGCGGGCCGTCGTGGATGATGTCAGCCTGAAAATCATGCCGGGGCAGGTGACCTGCCTTCTGGGGCCATCGGGCTGTGGCAAGTCGACCACCCTGCGGATGATCGCCGGCGTCGAGATGCAGGACAGCGGTACGATCCACGTTGATGGCAAGCTGATCTGTGACACGGTCTTCCGCGTGCCCCCCGAACGGCGCGAGATCGGGTTGATGTTTCAGGATTTCGCGCTGTTTCCGCATCTTAGCGTGGCCGACAACGTGGGCTTTGGCTTGAAAACCGGCACCAAGGCCGAACGCCGCGCCCGTATCGAGGAACTGCTTGAACGTGTGGACCTGCTGCGATTTATCGACGGCTACCCGCATCAACTGTCGGGGGGCGAACAACAGCGTGTCGCGCTGGCGCGTGCCTTGGCCCCGCGGCCCAAGATCATGCTGATGGACGAGCCGTTCTCGGGTCTTGATAACCGGCTGCGCGATGACATCCGGGACGAGACTTTGGGCATCCTGAAAGAGGAAGGTACCGCCGTCTTGCTGGTCACCCACGAGCCCGAGGAAGCCATGCGCATGGCGGACGAGATCGCCTTGATGCGCGATGGCAAGATCGTGCAGCAGGGGGCCCCCTATAACGTGTATACGCGTCCCGTTGACCGCGCGTCGGTGGCGTTTTTCTCGGACGCGAATGTGCTGCGGGCCGAGGTGTCTGGGGCGCTTGCGCATACGGTCTTTGGCCGGTTTCTGGCCCCCGGCGTGCCGGACGGGACACAGGTGGATATCGTATTCCGCCCCCAGCATTTGCGCATCGACTTTGACCGTGCGGGCAAGGGCCCGTTGCCAACCTCGACCGATGGCACCGCAGCCCGCGCCGTTGTTGCGCGTGCGCGTTTCATGGGGAATGAGAGTCTCGTGGAATTTGTGATGGACCATGACGGCAGCACCCTGCGCGCCACCGTGCCCAATGTCTTCTTGCCGCAGCCCGGGGCCGTCATGTGGCTGACCGTGCGCCGCGATCGTTGTTTTGTTTTTCCGGTGCATGCGGCAGGGTAG
- a CDS encoding sodium:proline symporter: MSPIVLFVLFGAIIAASLLAAPRRASVEGFFGGMTAQGGAPGLWTLVLSQVTTWIFARSLMNAAILGYYYGIAGTLAYAAYYGSFLTGGFIVGRLRQNGAMSVQDWLGARFGGAGNACYNLVIALRLLSEVFANLLVVGLIFNAVLAGSGTPAILIVALVGLGYSAWGGLSAALRTDVVQMVVFLVVFGVAFVALVVSPGFDLGAVVTAPGTAGAYNGWVLLAVALLQVFSYPAHDPVMMDRGFIADPEVTRRSFLHAFWISTLCIIGFGFFGIQASLVGAAYEGELIGTWATMFPAWVFVALMISLLVSALSTLDSALSSAARLVVEELKLAPRSLNGGRIVMLGFMAAGTVLTLWGNATLFDAVAVSGTASMFLTPVLVVGLVMQRQIALWAYLAAFGAAMIGAFAYFARAWPAFAAVLPEGHKYEQLLVICVVVLVAGFAAVLAGARRG; encoded by the coding sequence ATGTCCCCCATTGTTCTGTTTGTTCTCTTCGGTGCCATCATCGCCGCAAGTCTGCTGGCCGCACCGCGCCGCGCCTCGGTCGAGGGGTTCTTTGGCGGGATGACGGCCCAAGGCGGTGCGCCGGGGCTTTGGACGCTGGTGCTCAGCCAGGTCACCACATGGATTTTCGCGCGCAGCCTGATGAACGCGGCGATCCTGGGATATTACTACGGCATCGCGGGCACGCTGGCCTATGCGGCCTATTACGGGTCTTTCCTGACCGGGGGCTTTATCGTCGGACGTCTGCGCCAGAACGGCGCCATGTCGGTGCAGGATTGGCTGGGCGCGCGCTTTGGCGGGGCGGGCAATGCCTGTTATAATCTGGTCATCGCGCTGCGGCTCTTGTCCGAGGTGTTCGCCAATCTGCTGGTGGTGGGGCTGATCTTTAACGCCGTGCTGGCGGGCAGCGGCACGCCTGCGATCCTGATCGTGGCGCTCGTGGGGCTGGGCTATTCCGCTTGGGGCGGGCTAAGTGCTGCGCTGCGCACCGATGTGGTGCAGATGGTCGTGTTCCTCGTGGTTTTCGGTGTCGCCTTTGTGGCGCTGGTCGTGTCGCCCGGCTTTGATCTGGGGGCGGTTGTCACGGCTCCGGGGACAGCAGGGGCCTATAACGGCTGGGTCTTGCTGGCCGTGGCGCTGTTGCAAGTGTTTTCCTACCCCGCGCATGATCCGGTGATGATGGACCGGGGCTTTATCGCCGACCCGGAGGTGACGCGCCGGTCCTTTCTGCATGCCTTCTGGATCTCAACCCTGTGTATCATCGGCTTCGGGTTCTTCGGCATTCAGGCGAGCCTTGTCGGTGCGGCCTACGAGGGCGAGCTGATCGGCACCTGGGCCACGATGTTTCCTGCGTGGGTGTTTGTGGCGCTGATGATCTCTTTGCTGGTCTCGGCGCTGAGCACGCTGGATTCCGCGCTCTCTTCTGCCGCGCGTCTGGTGGTTGAAGAGCTGAAGCTCGCACCGCGTAGCCTGAACGGCGGGCGGATCGTGATGCTGGGCTTTATGGCCGCGGGCACGGTGCTGACGCTCTGGGGCAATGCGACGCTGTTCGACGCGGTGGCTGTGTCGGGTACTGCGTCGATGTTCCTGACGCCGGTGCTGGTGGTCGGGCTGGTGATGCAACGGCAGATCGCCCTATGGGCCTATCTGGCGGCCTTCGGGGCGGCGATGATCGGGGCCTTTGCCTATTTTGCCCGTGCGTGGCCCGCCTTTGCCGCGGTGCTGCCAGAGGGGCATAAATACGAACAGCTTTTGGTGATTTGTGTGGTCGTTCTGGTCGCAGGCTTCGCGGCGGTGCTTGCGGGCGCGCGGCGGGGCTGA
- a CDS encoding SDR family oxidoreductase, protein MDLGIKGKRALVCASSKGLGLGCAEALAEAGVDLVMNARGAADLETAAERIRQDYGVEVTTIAADIATDEGQKLVLEAAGQIDILVNNAGGPPPGMWSDWDREDFIKALDANMLAPIAMIKALVPAMMDRGWGRVVNITSQSVRAPIGVLGLSNSARTGLTGYVAGTSRQVAGKGVTINNLLPGIHATDRADALDGGVVKQKGITLEEARTERASTIPAGRYGTRHEFGAACAFLCSQHAGFIVGQNLLLDGGATNITM, encoded by the coding sequence ATGGATCTGGGAATCAAGGGAAAACGCGCATTGGTTTGCGCATCGTCAAAGGGCCTCGGCCTAGGCTGCGCAGAGGCGCTGGCCGAAGCGGGTGTGGATCTGGTGATGAACGCACGCGGTGCCGCTGATCTGGAAACAGCCGCCGAACGCATCCGTCAGGACTATGGCGTCGAGGTCACCACCATCGCTGCCGATATCGCCACGGACGAAGGCCAGAAGCTGGTGCTGGAGGCCGCGGGCCAGATCGACATTCTGGTCAATAACGCAGGCGGCCCACCCCCCGGCATGTGGAGCGATTGGGACCGCGAGGATTTCATCAAGGCGCTCGATGCGAACATGCTGGCCCCCATCGCGATGATCAAGGCGCTGGTGCCCGCGATGATGGACCGTGGCTGGGGCCGCGTCGTCAACATCACCTCGCAATCCGTGCGCGCGCCAATCGGCGTTCTGGGGCTCAGCAACTCGGCCCGTACCGGTCTGACCGGCTATGTCGCGGGCACCTCGCGTCAGGTCGCGGGCAAGGGTGTCACGATCAACAACCTGCTGCCCGGCATCCACGCCACCGACCGCGCCGATGCACTGGATGGCGGCGTCGTCAAACAAAAGGGCATCACGCTGGAAGAGGCCCGCACCGAGCGCGCATCGACGATTCCCGCAGGGCGCTATGGCACGCGGCATGAATTCGGCGCGGCCTGTGCTTTCCTGTGCTCGCAACACGCGGGATTTATCGTCGGGCAGAACTTGCTGCTGGACGGCGGGGCGACCAATATCACGATGTAA
- a CDS encoding Hint domain-containing protein, which yields MTSPRPSPPQSVPVFRATQFTATDGANMGDALSFASELLLDDVYELSYGAEPVRLSIQTAPDGSLSIAPDTQTGTSGAALHLDCALTFMSPDGQINDAILLVEVADDGHAEAIYLIPLSALSSKVEYRLVGIDTETMRQKFAQVACVSFTRGTHITMATGEQRPIEELCVGDKVLTRDDGVQAIRWIGQSTVRAVGEFAPICINAGTLNNDNDLIVSPDHRLFIYQREDRLGAGRSELLVKVRHLVNGDTVRVQDGGFVDYFQLLFDGHQIIYAEGIAAESMLIDSRTKGVLPQELSDAMGDVIPGHSDLPHAGLDVSEPLLDRPDAAELLRRASMR from the coding sequence ATGACCTCGCCCCGCCCTTCCCCTCCGCAAAGCGTCCCTGTCTTTCGTGCGACGCAATTCACGGCGACGGATGGTGCGAATATGGGCGACGCGCTGTCTTTTGCCTCGGAACTGTTGCTGGATGATGTGTACGAGCTGTCCTACGGGGCGGAACCAGTGCGCCTGTCGATCCAGACGGCACCGGATGGCAGCCTGTCGATCGCGCCCGATACGCAAACCGGCACCAGCGGGGCCGCCCTGCATCTGGATTGCGCACTGACCTTCATGTCGCCTGACGGGCAGATCAACGATGCGATCCTGCTGGTCGAAGTGGCCGATGACGGCCATGCCGAAGCAATCTATCTCATCCCGCTCAGCGCGCTGTCGTCGAAAGTGGAATACCGGCTGGTTGGCATCGACACCGAGACGATGCGCCAGAAGTTCGCGCAGGTCGCCTGTGTGTCCTTCACACGCGGCACGCACATTACCATGGCCACCGGTGAGCAGCGCCCGATCGAAGAACTCTGCGTCGGGGACAAGGTCCTGACCCGCGATGACGGCGTGCAGGCGATCCGCTGGATCGGGCAAAGCACCGTGCGCGCGGTTGGCGAATTCGCCCCGATCTGCATCAACGCGGGCACGTTGAACAACGACAATGACCTGATCGTCAGCCCCGATCACCGCCTGTTCATCTACCAGCGCGAAGACCGTCTGGGCGCCGGCCGGTCAGAGCTGCTGGTCAAGGTCCGCCATCTGGTCAACGGCGATACGGTACGGGTGCAGGACGGCGGCTTTGTCGACTATTTCCAACTGCTGTTTGACGGGCACCAGATCATCTATGCCGAAGGCATCGCGGCGGAATCCATGCTGATCGACAGCCGGACCAAAGGCGTGCTGCCGCAAGAGCTGTCGGACGCCATGGGCGATGTCATCCCCGGCCATTCCGACCTGCCCCATGCGGGGCTGGATGTATCGGAGCCGCTGCTGGACCGCCCCGACGCAGCTGAACTGCTGCGCCGCGCCAGCATGCGCTGA
- a CDS encoding nuclear transport factor 2 family protein: MELKEIADALVKGCREGHEVANLDRLYAQDAVSVEGMDHGNGRETQGLEGIKGKHAWWDSAMEVTRQDVSDPMLHGDDRFAVIFDVAAREKDSGTEMEMKEVAIYHVANGKIVREEFFG; the protein is encoded by the coding sequence ATGGAATTGAAAGAGATCGCAGATGCGTTGGTAAAAGGCTGCCGCGAGGGCCATGAGGTGGCGAACCTTGATCGGCTTTACGCGCAGGACGCCGTGTCGGTTGAGGGGATGGACCACGGAAACGGGCGCGAGACGCAGGGCCTTGAGGGCATCAAGGGCAAGCATGCGTGGTGGGACAGCGCGATGGAGGTGACGCGTCAGGATGTCAGCGACCCGATGCTCCACGGCGATGACCGTTTTGCCGTCATCTTTGATGTTGCGGCGCGCGAAAAGGACAGCGGCACCGAGATGGAGATGAAAGAGGTCGCCATCTACCACGTGGCCAATGGCAAGATCGTGCGCGAGGAATTCTTTGGCTGA
- a CDS encoding peptide chain release factor 3, protein MLDTPSNRPALPAEIARRRTFAIISHPDAGKTTLTEKFLLFGGAIQMAGQVRAKGEARRTRSDFMAMEKDRGISVSASAMSFDFMNKGTNFRFNLVDTPGHSDFSEDTYRTLTAVDAAVMVIDGAKGVESQTQKLFEVCRMRDLPILTFCNKMDRESRDVFEIIDEIQENLAIDVTPASWPIGVGRDFIGCYDILRDRLELMDRADRNKVAKSIAIEGLDDPKLAEHVPAALLEKLREDLEMVRELMPPLDAALMAEGSLTPIWFGSAINSFGVKELMDGIATYGPEPQIQSAEPRQILPEEPKVSGFVFKVQANMDPKHRDRVAFVRLASGHFTRGMKLTHVRSKKTMSVTNPVMFLAADRELAEEAWAGDIIGIPNHGQLRIGDTLTEGEAIRVSGIPSFAPELLQGVRAGDPMKSKHLEKALMQFAEEGAAKVFKPAIGSGFVVGVVGQLQFEVLASRIELEYGLPVRFEQSQFTSARWVNGDRQAVDKFTEANKQHIAHDHDGDIVYLTRLQWDIDRVDRDYPDVRLTATKEMMV, encoded by the coding sequence ATGTTGGATACCCCCTCAAACCGCCCCGCTTTGCCTGCCGAAATCGCTCGGCGTCGCACCTTTGCGATCATTTCCCACCCCGATGCGGGGAAAACCACGCTGACAGAGAAATTCCTGCTGTTCGGCGGGGCGATCCAGATGGCCGGTCAGGTCCGCGCCAAGGGCGAGGCGCGACGCACCCGCTCTGACTTTATGGCGATGGAAAAAGACCGCGGCATCTCTGTCTCGGCTTCGGCCATGTCCTTCGATTTCATGAACAAGGGCACGAATTTCCGCTTTAACCTTGTGGATACGCCCGGCCACTCTGACTTTTCAGAAGATACCTACCGCACGCTGACCGCCGTTGACGCGGCTGTGATGGTGATTGACGGGGCGAAAGGCGTGGAGAGCCAGACGCAAAAGCTGTTCGAGGTCTGCCGCATGCGCGACCTGCCGATCCTGACATTCTGTAACAAGATGGACCGCGAAAGCCGCGATGTCTTCGAGATCATCGACGAGATTCAGGAAAACCTTGCCATTGATGTGACCCCTGCAAGCTGGCCCATCGGCGTGGGCCGCGACTTTATCGGCTGCTACGACATCCTGCGCGACCGGCTTGAACTGATGGACCGTGCCGACCGGAACAAGGTCGCTAAGAGCATTGCGATCGAAGGGTTGGATGACCCGAAGCTGGCCGAACACGTACCCGCCGCCCTGCTTGAAAAACTGCGCGAAGACCTTGAGATGGTACGCGAGCTGATGCCGCCGCTGGATGCGGCGCTGATGGCCGAAGGGTCGTTGACACCGATCTGGTTCGGCTCTGCGATCAACAGCTTTGGCGTCAAGGAACTGATGGACGGGATCGCCACCTACGGCCCCGAACCGCAGATTCAATCGGCAGAGCCAAGACAGATTTTACCTGAAGAACCAAAGGTTTCCGGCTTTGTCTTCAAGGTTCAGGCGAACATGGACCCCAAGCACCGCGACCGCGTGGCTTTTGTCCGTCTGGCGTCGGGCCACTTTACCCGTGGCATGAAACTGACCCATGTGCGGTCCAAGAAAACCATGTCTGTCACCAACCCCGTGATGTTCCTTGCCGCCGACCGCGAGCTGGCCGAGGAAGCATGGGCCGGTGACATCATCGGCATTCCCAACCACGGGCAGCTGCGCATCGGTGACACCCTGACCGAGGGCGAGGCGATCCGCGTCAGTGGCATCCCGTCCTTCGCGCCAGAGCTGTTGCAGGGCGTGCGCGCGGGCGATCCGATGAAATCGAAACACCTTGAAAAAGCGCTGATGCAATTCGCCGAAGAAGGTGCAGCGAAGGTCTTTAAACCCGCCATCGGCTCGGGCTTTGTTGTGGGCGTCGTCGGGCAGCTACAGTTCGAAGTGCTCGCCAGCCGGATCGAACTGGAATACGGGCTGCCGGTGCGGTTCGAACAATCGCAGTTCACCTCGGCTCGATGGGTGAACGGTGACCGGCAAGCCGTTGATAAGTTTACAGAAGCCAATAAACAGCATATCGCCCATGACCACGATGGCGACATCGTTTACTTGACGCGGCTGCAATGGGATATCGACCGTGTGGACCGCGATTACCCCGATGTGCGCCTGACCGCGACCAAGGAAATGATGGTCTGA
- a CDS encoding glycosyltransferase family 2 protein encodes MTDVTWGIASTILAPTRDILQFAAYHLAAGAQRLYIYLDAPNEEAFAHLDAHPKIRVITCDARYWKQRKRDRPDAHQQRQTANATHAYNRRREVDWLIHMDADEYLVAGRPIADILADIPQAAPATRIRPMEQLSGDPTAFKGFIPAGPDRARIVAELYPTYGAYLKGGFLSHLAGKVFVRTGLPNMHLRIHNVFQKGEMLECRDAPPDITLAHAHAKTWDDWIAAYRYRVTKGSYRPELRPNRPYEQGGLSLNDLFSMIESESGEDGLRAFFDEVCADTPELRSRLRDHGLLREVDLALPNQLATHFPRFTGL; translated from the coding sequence ATGACTGATGTGACATGGGGCATCGCCTCTACCATTCTGGCACCGACGCGCGACATATTGCAGTTCGCCGCCTATCATCTGGCGGCGGGCGCGCAGCGGCTGTACATCTATCTGGATGCGCCCAATGAGGAGGCCTTTGCCCATCTGGACGCCCATCCCAAGATCCGCGTCATCACCTGCGACGCGCGCTATTGGAAGCAGCGCAAACGTGACCGGCCAGACGCCCACCAGCAACGCCAGACGGCAAACGCGACCCACGCCTACAACCGCCGCCGCGAGGTGGACTGGCTGATCCACATGGACGCGGACGAGTATCTGGTCGCAGGCCGCCCGATCGCTGACATTCTGGCCGATATCCCGCAAGCTGCGCCCGCCACCCGCATCCGCCCGATGGAGCAGCTTTCAGGCGATCCGACGGCGTTCAAGGGCTTCATCCCCGCCGGCCCCGACCGCGCGCGCATTGTGGCAGAGCTTTATCCGACCTATGGCGCTTATTTGAAGGGCGGGTTTCTCAGCCATCTTGCGGGCAAGGTATTTGTCCGCACGGGGCTGCCGAATATGCATCTGCGCATCCACAACGTCTTTCAAAAGGGCGAGATGCTGGAGTGTCGCGACGCCCCGCCCGACATCACGCTGGCCCATGCCCATGCGAAAACATGGGACGACTGGATCGCCGCCTACCGCTACCGCGTCACCAAGGGCAGCTACCGCCCCGAACTGCGCCCCAACCGTCCCTATGAGCAAGGCGGTCTGTCGCTCAACGACCTTTTCTCGATGATAGAGAGTGAAAGCGGCGAGGACGGGTTACGCGCGTTTTTCGACGAAGTCTGCGCAGATACCCCGGAATTGCGCAGCCGCCTGCGCGACCACGGGCTGCTACGCGAGGTTGATCTGGCGCTGCCCAACCAACTGGCAACACATTTCCCCCGTTTCACAGGGCTTTAG
- a CDS encoding DEAD/DEAH box helicase: protein MTKFSDLNLNPKVLKAIDEAGYETPTPIQAGAIPPALEGKDVLGIAQTGTGKTASFTLPMITLLARGRARARMPRSLVLCPTRELAAQVAENFDTYTKHLKLTKALLIGGVSFGEQDKLIDKGVDVLIATPGRLIDHFERGKLILSDVKIMVVDEADRMLDMGFIPDIERIFQMTPFTRQTLFFSATMAPEIERITNTFLSAPERIEVARQATTSENIEQGVLMFKASRKDREATEKRKVLRALIDAEGDKCTNAIIFCNRKMDVDTVAKSLKKYGYDAAPIHGDLDQSQRTKTLEGFRNGDLRFLVASDVAARGLDVPSVSHVYNYDVPSHAEDYVHRIGRTGRAGRDGKAIMICVPRDEKNLEDVERLVQREIPRLDNPLGGSEAKVAPAAETKTTDAPAAKSDEATKSEKPKRTRTRSRKKPDAAKVDAEQTETAQADSPKADKPDAKADAKSDAKPQDKKSDKPAKDSADKAPAQKADAAQDDKPNNRRGGRGGRGDNNRNDNNRQQNNRNDNRVVGLGDHTPEFIGLSFAERRE from the coding sequence ATGACAAAATTTTCTGATCTAAACCTTAATCCTAAAGTCCTGAAAGCCATTGATGAGGCCGGGTATGAAACCCCCACGCCGATTCAGGCCGGCGCGATCCCCCCTGCCCTTGAAGGCAAGGATGTCTTGGGAATCGCCCAAACAGGCACCGGCAAAACTGCCAGCTTTACCCTGCCCATGATCACCCTGCTTGCCCGTGGCCGCGCCCGCGCCCGGATGCCGCGCAGTCTGGTGCTGTGCCCCACGCGGGAACTGGCGGCACAGGTGGCCGAGAACTTCGACACCTATACCAAGCACCTGAAACTGACCAAAGCGCTGCTGATCGGCGGTGTGTCGTTCGGAGAGCAGGACAAGCTGATCGACAAGGGCGTTGACGTTTTGATCGCCACGCCCGGCCGTCTGATCGACCATTTTGAGCGCGGCAAGCTGATCTTGTCCGACGTGAAGATCATGGTCGTGGACGAAGCCGACCGGATGCTGGATATGGGGTTCATCCCCGATATCGAACGCATCTTCCAGATGACGCCCTTTACCCGTCAAACGCTGTTCTTCTCGGCCACGATGGCCCCCGAGATCGAGCGGATTACGAACACCTTCCTCTCTGCGCCCGAGCGTATCGAAGTCGCCCGTCAGGCCACCACGAGCGAGAATATCGAGCAAGGCGTGCTGATGTTCAAAGCCTCGCGCAAGGACCGCGAAGCGACGGAAAAACGCAAAGTGCTGCGTGCGTTGATCGACGCCGAAGGCGACAAATGCACCAACGCGATCATCTTCTGCAACCGCAAGATGGATGTGGATACGGTCGCTAAGTCGTTGAAAAAATACGGCTATGACGCGGCTCCGATCCATGGGGATCTTGATCAAAGCCAGCGGACCAAAACACTGGAAGGGTTCCGCAACGGCGATCTGCGCTTCCTTGTTGCCTCTGACGTGGCCGCGCGCGGCCTTGATGTGCCGTCGGTCAGCCACGTGTATAACTACGACGTGCCCTCCCATGCCGAGGATTACGTGCACCGGATCGGCCGCACGGGTCGCGCGGGACGTGATGGCAAGGCAATCATGATCTGCGTCCCGCGGGACGAAAAGAACCTCGAAGACGTTGAACGTCTGGTACAGCGCGAGATCCCGCGCCTCGACAACCCCTTGGGCGGTTCGGAGGCAAAAGTGGCTCCCGCGGCAGAGACCAAGACAACCGATGCCCCCGCTGCGAAATCCGATGAGGCGACCAAATCTGAAAAGCCCAAACGCACCCGCACGCGCAGCCGTAAAAAGCCTGATGCGGCTAAGGTTGACGCTGAACAGACAGAGACGGCGCAGGCGGACAGCCCTAAGGCTGACAAACCCGATGCCAAAGCGGACGCCAAATCTGATGCAAAGCCGCAAGACAAAAAGTCGGACAAACCAGCCAAGGATTCCGCAGACAAGGCCCCTGCCCAAAAGGCAGACGCCGCTCAGGACGACAAACCCAACAACCGTCGCGGTGGCCGTGGCGGGCGCGGTGATAACAACCGCAATGACAACAACCGTCAGCAGAACAACCGCAACGACAACCGCGTCGTCGGTCTGGGCGATCACACGCCCGAGTTCATCGGCCTAAGCTTTGCCGAACGTCGCGAATAA
- a CDS encoding ribonuclease J yields MSSERLIYLPLGGAGEIGMNAYVYGYGKPGKERLIVVDLGVAFPDMDTSPGVDLIIPDIAWLEERRDQIEAIFITHAHEDHIGAVAHTYDRLRAPIYTRKFTANIAKRKMDEYGHPDDAVTTVAPWPQQTTVGPFKVGFLPMSHSIPESSSLVIDVAGDRLIHSGDFKIDMTPGVGEPYDPELWADVSKDGVKALICDSTNVFSQHAGRSEATVGPEIEKLLGTAQGMVVATTFASNVARVKTLADAGERAGRSVVLLGRAMKRMVEASLETGVMKDFPPVVSPEEARGIPRENLMLLVTGSQGERRAASAQLARGKYMGLEMKEGDMFLFSSKTIPGNERGVIKVINAFSEMGVDIVDDSSGLYHVSGHANRPDLETLHDVVKPQILIPMHGEHRHLREHAKIANAKGMKGVLAVNGMMIDLSGNEPKVVEYVDSGRTYLDGSTQIGAMDGVVRDRIRMALNGHVTVTVIMDENDEALGDPWVDAMGLPEQGRSKTSLVDVLEADLAQFLGRANAKTLRDDDKLHDGLKRTVRQSANDEIGKKPEVTIVVSRLS; encoded by the coding sequence ATGAGCAGCGAAAGATTGATCTATCTGCCCCTCGGTGGGGCAGGTGAAATTGGCATGAATGCCTATGTTTATGGATACGGGAAACCCGGTAAGGAGCGGCTGATTGTTGTCGACCTTGGCGTGGCCTTCCCCGACATGGACACAAGCCCCGGCGTGGATCTGATCATCCCCGATATCGCCTGGCTTGAAGAACGCCGCGACCAGATCGAGGCGATTTTCATCACCCACGCTCACGAAGACCATATCGGTGCCGTGGCCCATACCTATGATCGCCTGCGCGCGCCGATCTACACGCGGAAATTCACCGCCAATATCGCCAAGCGCAAGATGGACGAATACGGCCACCCCGACGATGCGGTGACCACCGTGGCCCCTTGGCCGCAGCAAACGACCGTAGGGCCGTTCAAAGTGGGCTTCCTGCCCATGTCCCACTCCATCCCTGAATCGTCGTCGCTGGTGATCGACGTGGCCGGCGATCGGCTGATCCACTCGGGCGACTTCAAGATCGACATGACACCCGGTGTTGGTGAACCCTACGACCCCGAACTTTGGGCCGACGTGTCCAAGGACGGCGTCAAGGCGCTGATCTGTGACAGTACCAACGTCTTCTCGCAGCATGCAGGCCGGTCCGAAGCGACCGTCGGGCCAGAGATTGAAAAGCTGCTCGGCACCGCGCAGGGTATGGTCGTCGCGACGACCTTTGCCTCTAACGTCGCGCGTGTGAAGACGCTGGCGGATGCGGGCGAACGGGCAGGGCGGTCGGTTGTGCTGCTGGGACGTGCGATGAAACGCATGGTCGAAGCCTCGCTTGAAACCGGCGTGATGAAGGACTTCCCCCCGGTCGTGAGCCCGGAAGAAGCCCGCGGCATCCCGCGCGAGAACCTGATGCTGCTGGTGACAGGGTCGCAAGGGGAGCGTCGTGCGGCGTCGGCACAGCTGGCACGCGGCAAATACATGGGGCTGGAAATGAAGGAAGGGGACATGTTCCTGTTCTCCTCCAAAACCATTCCGGGCAACGAGCGTGGGGTGATCAAGGTGATCAACGCATTCTCAGAGATGGGCGTTGATATCGTCGACGACAGCTCGGGTCTGTATCACGTGTCGGGCCACGCCAACCGTCCCGATCTGGAAACGCTGCATGACGTGGTCAAGCCGCAGATTCTGATCCCGATGCACGGTGAGCACCGCCACCTGCGTGAGCACGCTAAAATCGCCAACGCCAAGGGGATGAAGGGTGTTTTGGCCGTCAACGGCATGATGATCGACCTGTCGGGCAACGAGCCCAAGGTCGTTGAATATGTCGACAGCGGGCGGACTTACCTTGATGGCTCTACCCAGATTGGCGCGATGGATGGCGTTGTGCGCGACCGTATCCGCATGGCGCTGAACGGCCACGTCACCGTGACCGTCATCATGGACGAGAATGACGAAGCCTTGGGCGATCCTTGGGTCGATGCCATGGGTCTGCCAGAGCAAGGACGGTCCAAGACGTCGCTGGTTGACGTGCTGGAAGCCGATTTGGCCCAGTTCCTTGGCCGTGCTAATGCCAAGACCCTGCGCGACGACGACAAGCTGCACGATGGGTTGAAGCGCACTGTGCGTCAGTCCGCCAACGATGAGATCGGCAAAAAGCCCGAGGTTACCATCGTGGTCAGCCGCCTGAGCTAA